From one Phocaeicola salanitronis DSM 18170 genomic stretch:
- a CDS encoding ketopantoate reductase family protein yields the protein MKYLVVGTGGVGGSIAGFLALAGKDVTCIARGKHLDAIRQKGLHLKSDLKGEHFLPVKAYTAEEFEGKADVIFVCVKGYSIDSIKEVLERASTPETLVIPILNVYGTGPRIGRLVPSVHVLDGCIYIVGFVSGEGEITQMGSIFRLVFGARPEQGISCEQLNQIAEELRACGIKVDVSDDINRDTFIKWAFISAMACTGAYHNVPMGEVQHEGEVRDTFIGLSQESAEIGRKLGVIFPEDPVTYNLKVIDKLDPHSTASMQKDLARGHESEIQGLLFDMIDLGERLGIDLPTYHKVALKFK from the coding sequence ATGAAATACTTAGTAGTAGGAACAGGGGGCGTGGGAGGCTCTATCGCCGGATTCCTCGCTCTGGCAGGCAAAGACGTGACCTGCATCGCACGCGGCAAACACCTGGATGCCATCCGGCAAAAAGGGCTTCACCTGAAATCAGACTTGAAAGGCGAACATTTTCTTCCCGTGAAGGCTTATACCGCCGAAGAATTCGAAGGAAAAGCCGATGTGATTTTCGTGTGCGTGAAAGGATATTCCATCGACTCTATCAAGGAAGTATTAGAACGTGCTTCCACCCCCGAAACGCTGGTCATCCCTATCCTCAATGTGTATGGCACCGGACCGCGCATCGGAAGGCTTGTGCCTTCAGTACACGTGCTCGACGGATGCATCTACATCGTAGGATTTGTTTCGGGAGAAGGCGAGATTACCCAAATGGGAAGCATCTTCCGCCTGGTGTTCGGCGCACGCCCTGAACAAGGCATTTCCTGCGAACAATTGAATCAAATAGCCGAAGAACTGCGTGCGTGCGGCATCAAAGTAGACGTATCGGACGACATCAACCGCGACACCTTCATCAAGTGGGCATTCATCTCCGCCATGGCATGTACCGGAGCCTACCACAATGTGCCCATGGGCGAAGTGCAGCACGAAGGCGAGGTGCGCGATACCTTTATCGGATTATCGCAGGAAAGTGCCGAAATCGGGCGCAAGCTGGGTGTAATCTTCCCCGAAGACCCCGTAACGTATAACCTGAAAGTCATTGACAAGCTCGACCCGCATAGCACCGCCTCGATGCAGAAAGACCTTGCCCGCGGACACGAATCGGAAATACAAGGCCTGCTGTTCGATATGATTGACTTGGGCGAACGGCTGGGCATCGATTTGCCGACGTATCACAAAGTGGCATTAAAATTCAAATGA
- the ychF gene encoding redox-regulated ATPase YchF translates to MALQCGIVGLPNVGKSTLFNCLSNAKAQAANFPFCTIEPNVGVITVPDERLNKLAELVHPGRIVPTTVEIVDIAGLVKGASKGEGLGNKFLANIRETDAIIHVLRCFDDENVTHVDGTVNPVRDKEIIDTELQLKDLETIESRIQRVQKQAQTGGDKAAKQTYDVLVRYKEALEQGKSARTVQFESKDEQKIAHDLFLLTAKPVMYVCNVDEASAATGNKYVEQVREAVKDENAEILVVAAKTEADIAELETYEDRQMFLQEVGLEESGVNRLIKSAYKLLNLETFITAGEMEVKAWTYHKGWKAPQCAGVIHTDFEKGFIRAEVIKYEDYIQYGSEAAVREAGKLNVEGKDYVVQDGDIMHFRFNV, encoded by the coding sequence ATGGCTTTACAATGTGGCATCGTCGGTTTGCCGAACGTGGGCAAATCGACGCTTTTCAATTGCTTATCAAACGCAAAGGCTCAAGCAGCCAATTTCCCTTTCTGTACCATCGAACCGAACGTAGGCGTAATCACCGTGCCCGATGAACGCCTCAACAAACTGGCGGAATTAGTCCATCCGGGACGCATCGTACCTACTACCGTAGAAATCGTCGATATTGCCGGACTGGTAAAAGGTGCCAGCAAGGGCGAAGGACTGGGCAACAAGTTCTTGGCGAACATCCGCGAAACAGATGCCATCATCCACGTGCTGCGTTGCTTCGATGATGAAAACGTGACCCACGTAGACGGTACGGTAAATCCGGTACGCGACAAGGAAATCATCGATACCGAACTCCAGCTGAAAGACCTGGAAACCATCGAAAGCCGCATCCAACGCGTGCAGAAGCAGGCGCAAACGGGAGGCGACAAAGCAGCTAAACAAACCTATGATGTACTGGTGCGCTACAAAGAGGCACTGGAACAAGGTAAATCGGCACGCACGGTGCAGTTCGAATCGAAAGACGAACAGAAAATAGCGCATGACCTATTCCTGCTCACGGCGAAACCGGTGATGTACGTATGCAACGTAGACGAAGCAAGTGCTGCCACAGGCAACAAGTACGTAGAGCAGGTGCGTGAGGCGGTAAAGGACGAGAACGCCGAAATCCTGGTAGTAGCCGCCAAGACCGAAGCCGACATCGCCGAACTGGAAACCTACGAAGACCGCCAGATGTTCCTGCAGGAAGTGGGACTGGAAGAATCGGGTGTGAACCGCCTCATCAAGTCGGCATACAAGCTTCTGAATCTGGAAACCTTTATCACCGCCGGTGAAATGGAAGTAAAGGCATGGACGTACCACAAAGGCTGGAAAGCCCCGCAATGTGCCGGCGTCATCCACACCGACTTCGAAAAGGGCTTCATCCGTGCCGAAGTCATCAAATACGAAGACTATATCCAATACGGAAGTGAAGCCGCTGTACGCGAGGCTGGCAAGCTGAACGTAGAGGGCAAAGACTACGTGGTGCAGGACGGCGACATCATGCACTTCCGCTTTAATGTGTAA
- a CDS encoding zeta toxin family protein, whose amino-acid sequence MDTNKRLPEMIVIAGPNGSGKTSVTQKFLHHEWAEGTLYINPDEVAKDKYGDWNSPEAVLKAANYCAELRETCLSERKNFVFETVMSAEDKVAFIIKAKRQGFFIRLFFISTSHPSINAARIANRVMKGGHDVPITKIISRYFKSIENCKTVAPIVDRLYVYDNSIDGEDAKLQFRLVNGELKKMYVTEVSEWAKILLPDVR is encoded by the coding sequence ATGGACACAAATAAACGCTTACCGGAAATGATTGTAATAGCCGGACCTAATGGCTCAGGCAAGACATCCGTCACTCAAAAGTTCCTGCATCACGAATGGGCGGAAGGCACGCTATACATCAATCCGGACGAAGTGGCTAAAGATAAATATGGCGACTGGAACTCACCGGAAGCTGTACTAAAAGCAGCTAATTATTGCGCCGAGCTACGAGAAACATGTTTATCAGAAAGAAAAAACTTTGTGTTTGAGACCGTAATGTCTGCCGAAGATAAAGTCGCATTCATCATTAAAGCCAAACGGCAAGGCTTCTTTATCCGTTTATTCTTTATCTCGACTTCACACCCCTCTATCAATGCGGCAAGGATTGCCAACAGAGTGATGAAAGGGGGACATGACGTGCCCATCACTAAAATCATTTCACGCTATTTCAAGTCTATAGAAAATTGCAAGACCGTAGCGCCGATTGTGGACCGCCTCTATGTGTACGACAATTCCATAGACGGCGAAGATGCCAAACTTCAATTCCGCTTGGTCAATGGCGAATTAAAGAAAATGTATGTGACCGAAGTGTCTGAATGGGCGAAAATCCTATTACCAGATGTCCGATAA
- a CDS encoding DUF3836 domain-containing protein encodes MKAMNFLKSVFVVACIFVANLTISANTPEANLIYNTEEVNGVKMSETVYKMNEGILTNYEKYNYKYNDNKQVIESTLMKWDAARNDWRNHMCIKYSYTGNDVTIEYYKWNKSKKDFILVPEMTVTVQQ; translated from the coding sequence ATGAAAGCAATGAATTTTTTAAAGAGTGTATTTGTTGTAGCTTGCATTTTCGTAGCTAACCTTACAATTTCCGCTAACACACCGGAAGCGAACTTGATTTATAACACCGAAGAAGTAAATGGCGTTAAGATGTCGGAAACCGTTTACAAGATGAACGAAGGCATCCTTACCAATTACGAAAAGTATAACTATAAATACAACGACAATAAACAAGTTATCGAAAGCACATTGATGAAGTGGGACGCAGCCAGAAACGATTGGCGTAACCACATGTGTATCAAGTATTCATATACAGGAAACGATGTAACTATTGAATACTACAAGTGGAATAAGAGCAAAAAAGACTTCATCCTTGTTCCGGAAATGACAGTAACGGTACAACAATAA
- the polA gene encoding DNA polymerase I, with product MEKLFLLDAYALIYRAYYAFIKNPRINSKGFNTSAIMGFVNTLEDVLKKEQPTHIGIAFDPAGPTFRHEAYQQYKAQREETPEVIRLSVPIIKDIIRAYRIPILEVSGYEADDVIGTLATEAGRQGIRTYMMTPDKDYGQLVSDNVFMYRPKYGDKEFEVMGVEEVKAKFDIQSPAQVIDMLGLMGDTADNIPGCPGVGEKTAQKLIAQFGSIENLLDHTGELKGAIKTKVETNREQILFSKFLATIKTDVPIALDMDGLKREEPDKDELKRIFEELEFRSLLERVLGTDKKTATPPPSAQGDLFGFFTPESTEASENSNLTKLDDLVFDYQLIDTEEKEDQLLQNILTQPILSLDTETTGTDPIRAELVGMSFAYAENQAFYVPVPADRTEAQRIVDKFKPVFENPQTLKVGQNIKYDMLVLANYGVEIQGPMFDTMIAHYVLQPELHHGMDYLAEIYLHYETIKIEELIGPKGKNQKNMRDLDPANIYRYACEDADVTLKLKNVLEKELKQNDAEALFCDIEMPLVPVLAYMERNGVRIDTEALKETSRHFTARMNQIEEEVHRLAGVEFNIASPKQVGEVLFDRLKIVDKPKKTKTGQYVTSEEVLESLKGKHEIVEKILEHRGLKKLLGTYIDALPQLINPETGHIHTSFNQTVTATGRLSSSNPNLQNIPVRNEDGKEIRKAFIPDEGCEFFSADYSQIELRIMAHLSGDPHMIEAFRANQDIHAATAAKIYKEKLEDVTREQRSKAKTANFGIIYGISVFGLAERLGIDRKEAKELIDGYFENYPHVKEYMDSSIQAARQKGYIETVFRRRRYLPDINSRNAVVRGYAERNAINAPIQGSAADIIKVAMIRIYRRFREEGIRSKMILQVHDELNFSVVPEEKEKVQQIVIAEMESAYKMKVPLLADCGWGKNWLEAH from the coding sequence ATGGAGAAACTATTTCTACTGGATGCGTACGCTTTAATTTACCGGGCGTATTATGCTTTCATCAAAAATCCGCGTATTAATTCGAAAGGATTCAATACTTCCGCCATTATGGGATTCGTCAATACCTTGGAAGATGTATTGAAAAAAGAACAGCCCACACACATCGGCATCGCGTTCGATCCTGCCGGACCCACCTTCCGGCACGAGGCTTACCAGCAATACAAAGCCCAGCGTGAGGAAACGCCGGAAGTAATCCGGCTTTCCGTACCTATCATAAAAGACATCATACGCGCCTACCGCATCCCCATCCTCGAAGTATCCGGATACGAGGCAGACGATGTCATCGGCACCCTTGCCACCGAAGCCGGACGCCAAGGCATACGTACTTATATGATGACCCCCGATAAAGACTACGGCCAGCTGGTATCGGACAACGTCTTTATGTACCGCCCCAAATACGGCGACAAGGAGTTTGAAGTAATGGGAGTCGAAGAAGTCAAAGCCAAATTCGACATACAGTCTCCTGCACAGGTCATCGACATGTTGGGACTGATGGGCGATACCGCCGACAACATCCCCGGTTGTCCGGGCGTAGGGGAAAAAACCGCACAAAAGCTGATTGCCCAGTTCGGAAGCATCGAGAATCTGCTCGACCATACCGGCGAACTGAAAGGAGCCATCAAGACGAAAGTGGAAACCAACCGCGAACAAATCCTGTTCTCCAAATTTCTTGCCACCATCAAGACCGACGTACCCATCGCTCTCGACATGGACGGGCTGAAACGTGAGGAACCGGACAAGGATGAACTCAAGCGGATATTCGAAGAATTGGAGTTCCGGAGCCTTTTAGAGCGTGTATTGGGAACTGATAAAAAAACCGCCACTCCCCCACCCTCCGCGCAAGGCGATCTCTTTGGATTTTTTACGCCCGAGAGTACGGAAGCTTCCGAAAATTCAAATCTCACGAAGCTTGACGACCTTGTTTTCGACTACCAACTGATTGATACAGAAGAAAAAGAAGACCAATTATTACAAAATATCCTTACACAGCCCATTCTCAGTCTGGATACAGAGACCACCGGAACCGACCCGATACGTGCCGAACTGGTGGGAATGAGCTTCGCGTATGCCGAAAACCAGGCATTCTATGTTCCTGTCCCTGCCGACCGCACCGAAGCGCAACGCATCGTGGACAAATTCAAACCGGTATTCGAAAACCCACAGACTTTAAAAGTGGGACAGAACATCAAATATGACATGCTGGTATTGGCAAACTACGGCGTAGAGATACAAGGACCCATGTTCGACACAATGATAGCCCACTATGTGCTCCAACCCGAACTGCATCACGGAATGGACTACCTTGCCGAAATCTACCTGCACTACGAAACCATCAAAATAGAAGAACTCATCGGCCCGAAAGGAAAGAACCAGAAGAATATGCGCGACCTCGATCCTGCTAATATATATAGGTACGCGTGCGAAGATGCCGATGTCACGCTGAAACTGAAAAACGTGCTGGAAAAGGAATTGAAGCAAAACGATGCCGAAGCCCTCTTCTGCGACATCGAAATGCCGCTCGTGCCCGTACTTGCCTATATGGAACGCAACGGCGTGCGCATCGACACCGAAGCTCTGAAGGAAACCTCACGCCACTTTACCGCCCGCATGAACCAGATAGAAGAAGAAGTGCACCGTTTGGCTGGGGTAGAATTCAACATTGCCTCTCCCAAGCAAGTAGGCGAAGTGTTATTTGACCGCCTGAAAATCGTAGACAAGCCCAAGAAGACCAAAACTGGGCAATATGTCACCTCTGAAGAAGTGTTGGAGAGCCTGAAAGGAAAGCACGAAATCGTAGAGAAGATTTTAGAGCACCGCGGCTTAAAAAAACTTCTCGGTACCTACATCGATGCCTTACCCCAGCTCATCAACCCCGAAACCGGACACATCCACACATCGTTCAACCAGACCGTAACCGCTACCGGACGCCTTAGTTCCAGCAACCCCAACTTGCAGAACATCCCCGTGCGCAACGAAGACGGAAAGGAAATCCGCAAGGCATTCATCCCCGATGAAGGATGTGAGTTCTTTTCAGCGGACTATTCTCAAATCGAACTGCGCATCATGGCACACCTTAGCGGAGACCCGCACATGATAGAAGCCTTCCGTGCCAATCAAGACATCCATGCCGCCACCGCCGCCAAGATATATAAAGAGAAGCTGGAAGATGTCACCCGCGAGCAACGGAGCAAGGCGAAGACCGCCAACTTCGGCATCATCTACGGCATCTCCGTCTTCGGGCTTGCCGAACGTCTCGGCATCGACCGCAAGGAAGCCAAGGAATTGATAGACGGTTATTTCGAAAACTATCCCCATGTTAAGGAATATATGGACAGCAGCATACAGGCTGCACGCCAGAAGGGATATATCGAAACCGTGTTCCGCCGGCGCCGCTACCTGCCCGACATCAACTCTCGCAATGCCGTAGTACGCGGATATGCCGAGCGTAATGCCATCAATGCCCCTATCCAAGGCAGTGCCGCCGATATCATCAAAGTAGCCATGATACGTATCTACCGCCGCTTCCGCGAAGAGGGAATCCGCTCGAAAATGATACTTCAGGTACACGATGAACTCAACTTCAGCGTTGTGCCCGAAGAAAAAGAAAAAGTGCAACAGATTGTGATAGCCGAAATGGAGAGTGCTTACAAAATGAAAGTTCCTTTGCTTGCAGACTGTGGTTGGGGTAAGAATTGGCTGGAAGCACACTAA
- a CDS encoding polyprenyl synthetase family protein, with protein sequence MDKIEIIKRPIERELSEFKMLFDATLTSTAPMLGDVLGYIRNRNGKMMRPMLVMLMAKLYGVVNPATLHSALSLELLHTASLVHDDVVDKSDKRRGQASVNALYDNRVSVLVGDYMLATSLRHAAYTKEIELVDLVARLGQNLSEGEIVQLANTNNTDFSEEIYFDVIRKKTAALFTASAESGALSVKASAEDVDNAALFGEMIGIAFQIKDDIFDYFENEELGKPTGNDMLEGKLTLPALYVLNEKADKEKRELALRIRSLKASHEEIASFVSYVKQEGGIEHADKVMHDYRNKALALLPEQMDDSLRMALTAYVDYVVERKK encoded by the coding sequence ATGGACAAGATAGAAATAATCAAGCGACCGATAGAAAGGGAATTGAGCGAATTTAAGATGCTTTTCGATGCCACCTTGACCAGTACCGCTCCGATGCTGGGCGATGTGCTCGGCTATATCCGGAACCGCAACGGAAAGATGATGCGCCCTATGTTGGTTATGTTGATGGCAAAACTATATGGCGTAGTCAACCCCGCCACGTTACATTCGGCTTTGTCGCTGGAATTGTTGCATACCGCCAGCCTGGTTCACGATGATGTGGTCGACAAGAGTGACAAGCGGCGCGGGCAAGCGTCGGTCAACGCGTTGTATGATAACCGTGTGTCGGTGTTGGTGGGCGACTATATGCTTGCCACGAGCCTGCGGCATGCAGCCTATACAAAAGAAATCGAATTGGTCGACTTGGTAGCCCGCTTGGGGCAGAATCTTTCTGAAGGCGAGATTGTACAATTGGCAAATACGAACAATACCGACTTTTCCGAAGAAATTTATTTTGATGTCATCCGTAAGAAGACGGCAGCCCTTTTTACGGCAAGTGCCGAGAGCGGCGCGCTTTCCGTAAAGGCTTCGGCGGAAGATGTGGACAATGCCGCGCTTTTCGGCGAGATGATTGGCATCGCTTTCCAGATAAAGGACGATATTTTCGATTATTTCGAGAACGAGGAGCTGGGAAAGCCTACGGGCAATGATATGCTGGAAGGCAAACTGACCCTGCCCGCCCTGTATGTGCTGAATGAAAAGGCGGATAAGGAAAAAAGGGAATTGGCGTTGCGCATCCGTTCATTAAAGGCTTCGCATGAAGAAATCGCCTCATTTGTATCGTATGTGAAGCAGGAGGGAGGCATTGAACATGCAGATAAGGTGATGCACGATTATCGCAACAAGGCGCTTGCCCTTTTGCCCGAGCAGATGGACGACTCATTGCGTATGGCGTTGACCGCTTACGTGGATTACGTGGTGGAGCGGAAGAAATAA
- a CDS encoding SusC/RagA family TonB-linked outer membrane protein, translating into MDLANLVRRAGATLLLAMLCLVTFAQGKTVTGTVVDGTGEPLIGVSVLVKGTTAGAITDFDGKFSIPNVKAGSTLVVSYIGYATQEIKVGNQTTFNITMEDDNQLLDEVVVIGYGTAKKKDLTGAVSTVKGDALAKVPVTNVAEALTGKLAGVQITTTDGSPDAEMIIKVRGGGSITGDNSPLYIVDGFPMSSMSDLSPSDIEDITVLKDAASTAIYGSQGANGVILITTKGAKGGKTVVSYNGYVQGKSIAKTLNTMTPYQFVMYNYERQALRGASAISSFEERYGAYGDLDLYQYQKGHDWQEEMFGNDQLSQSHNISITGGSEKTRFTLSGTYANDKSLMENNGYRRYNMNFKLKHELYKNLNLDLGIRLADTETQGVGTGGGTYKIRSYDAVMKPPVFGLYDQIDIDPSTLPEDEYDEYINATRDLNDQVNDYWRRKNERRYNFNAAVTWDITKNFTYRAEGGYDYTFFQQKDWYGPMSNKAVQDGGELPMGEWEKKDSWKLRAAHTLTWKQNFNKTHDVNIMIGQEYVASGSESNEMIGKFFQEDISPEKMFASMANNSKETGAQTISSTLAQEDRTISFFGRANYTLLDRYLFTFTMRADGSSKFMKGNRWGYFPAGAVAWRISQEPFMESAKNWLSNLKLRFSYGTAGNNRIGSAMFETTYKAYSSSKYYGAGNQQNPHYTLNNNQLANPDLKWETTITRNVGLDFGFFNERLSGSIDYYWNKVKDLLIEIPITAIGYTTMQRNIGETSNKGIELTLNAAILQHKDYSLNFNFNIGINKNRVEKLSDGVTSMSFNSGAFSSDMRGADDYRVIVGQPLGLVWGFVYDGIYGVDDFETYTDAAGKTQFRFDQSGNFILKEGVTDNTYMTASSYGGLRPGAMKLKDLDGDGVITEDGDRTIIGKTQPKFSGGFGLNATYKWFDLTANFTYVVGNDVYNMDKMVASQSYRNTYASLRQEMAPVTLGGNAWTYLDQSTGQIITDYETLKMMNANATRWSGATMSDNNPVPTSWAVEDGSFLRLQNLTVGATLPKDWTKKFGCSQLRLYCTLTNVFCLTGYDGYDPEVNSAIRGSGTSGLTPGADFSAYPKSFSWTAGVNITF; encoded by the coding sequence ATGGATTTAGCAAATTTAGTTCGTAGGGCAGGAGCCACGCTATTGCTGGCTATGCTGTGTCTCGTTACGTTTGCTCAAGGAAAGACGGTGACCGGTACGGTTGTAGACGGCACGGGCGAGCCGCTGATTGGAGTAAGCGTATTAGTGAAAGGTACTACTGCGGGAGCGATTACCGATTTCGACGGTAAGTTTTCTATTCCGAACGTGAAAGCAGGAAGTACGCTGGTGGTGTCGTATATCGGGTATGCTACCCAGGAAATCAAGGTGGGAAACCAGACTACGTTTAACATTACGATGGAGGATGATAACCAGTTGCTGGACGAAGTGGTGGTAATCGGTTACGGTACGGCGAAGAAAAAAGACCTGACCGGTGCGGTAAGTACCGTGAAAGGTGATGCGTTAGCAAAGGTTCCTGTAACGAATGTGGCAGAAGCTTTGACCGGTAAGCTTGCCGGTGTGCAGATTACTACAACCGATGGTTCGCCCGATGCGGAAATGATTATCAAGGTGCGTGGCGGTGGTTCTATTACAGGCGACAACTCTCCGCTTTATATTGTGGATGGTTTCCCGATGTCGAGCATGAGCGACCTTTCTCCTTCAGATATCGAAGACATTACGGTGTTGAAGGATGCCGCTTCTACCGCTATTTATGGTTCGCAAGGTGCAAACGGTGTTATCTTGATTACTACTAAAGGTGCTAAAGGTGGAAAGACCGTGGTGAGCTATAACGGTTATGTGCAAGGGAAAAGCATAGCGAAAACACTCAATACGATGACTCCATACCAGTTCGTAATGTATAACTACGAGCGTCAGGCGTTGCGTGGAGCTTCGGCTATCAGCAGTTTTGAGGAACGCTATGGCGCATACGGCGATTTGGATTTGTATCAATATCAGAAAGGTCATGACTGGCAGGAAGAAATGTTCGGGAATGACCAGCTTTCTCAATCGCATAACATCAGTATTACAGGCGGTAGCGAAAAGACGCGCTTTACGTTGAGTGGGACTTATGCCAACGACAAGAGCTTGATGGAAAACAACGGATACCGCCGTTATAATATGAACTTCAAGTTGAAACACGAATTGTACAAGAACTTGAACTTGGATTTGGGTATCCGTTTGGCTGATACCGAGACACAAGGTGTAGGTACCGGCGGAGGTACGTATAAAATCCGTTCATATGATGCCGTAATGAAACCGCCTGTATTCGGTTTATACGATCAGATTGATATCGACCCAAGTACTTTGCCGGAAGATGAATATGACGAGTATATCAATGCGACTCGTGATCTGAATGATCAGGTGAACGATTATTGGAGACGGAAGAATGAACGCCGTTATAATTTTAATGCCGCTGTGACATGGGATATTACAAAGAATTTCACTTATCGTGCAGAGGGGGGGTATGATTATACATTCTTCCAACAAAAGGACTGGTATGGTCCGATGAGTAACAAAGCGGTACAAGACGGCGGTGAGCTTCCGATGGGTGAATGGGAAAAGAAAGATTCGTGGAAACTTCGTGCTGCCCATACATTGACTTGGAAGCAGAACTTCAACAAGACGCATGATGTCAATATTATGATTGGTCAGGAATATGTGGCTTCGGGAAGCGAATCAAACGAAATGATTGGTAAGTTCTTCCAGGAGGATATTTCACCGGAGAAGATGTTTGCCAGTATGGCGAATAATTCAAAGGAAACCGGTGCGCAAACCATTTCTTCTACTTTGGCACAAGAAGACCGTACAATATCTTTCTTTGGACGTGCTAACTATACGTTATTAGATCGTTATTTGTTTACATTCACTATGCGTGCCGATGGTTCTTCTAAGTTTATGAAAGGAAACCGTTGGGGATATTTCCCGGCAGGTGCAGTTGCGTGGCGTATTTCTCAAGAACCGTTTATGGAATCGGCTAAGAATTGGTTATCAAACTTAAAGCTGCGTTTCTCATACGGTACGGCAGGTAATAACCGTATTGGTAGCGCAATGTTCGAAACGACTTATAAAGCTTATTCAAGCAGTAAGTATTATGGTGCAGGGAACCAGCAAAACCCGCATTATACATTAAATAATAATCAACTTGCCAATCCGGATCTGAAATGGGAGACAACTATTACGCGTAACGTAGGTTTGGACTTTGGTTTCTTTAACGAACGCCTCTCAGGTAGTATCGATTACTATTGGAATAAGGTGAAGGATTTGCTGATTGAGATTCCTATCACGGCAATCGGATACACTACGATGCAACGTAATATTGGCGAAACTTCTAATAAAGGTATTGAATTGACCTTAAATGCAGCAATTTTGCAACATAAGGATTATTCGTTGAACTTTAATTTCAATATTGGTATCAATAAAAACCGGGTAGAGAAACTTTCGGACGGTGTGACTTCTATGTCATTTAATTCTGGTGCATTCTCGTCTGATATGCGCGGTGCGGATGATTACCGTGTAATTGTAGGTCAGCCTTTAGGTCTGGTATGGGGGTTTGTATATGACGGCATCTATGGTGTAGATGATTTCGAAACTTATACCGACGCAGCAGGTAAGACCCAATTCCGTTTTGACCAGTCGGGCAACTTTATACTGAAAGAAGGTGTGACAGACAATACCTATATGACGGCAAGTTCGTACGGAGGTCTTCGTCCGGGTGCTATGAAATTGAAAGACTTAGATGGTGACGGTGTAATCACCGAGGACGGTGACCGTACGATTATTGGTAAGACTCAGCCTAAGTTCAGCGGCGGTTTCGGTTTGAATGCTACGTATAAGTGGTTTGACTTGACGGCTAACTTCACATATGTAGTGGGTAATGACGTCTATAATATGGATAAGATGGTAGCATCACAATCGTATCGTAATACCTACGCCAGCTTGCGTCAAGAAATGGCTCCGGTGACATTGGGTGGTAACGCTTGGACTTATTTGGATCAATCGACAGGTCAAATTATTACTGATTATGAAACTTTGAAGATGATGAATGCCAATGCAACCCGTTGGTCAGGCGCTACGATGTCGGACAACAATCCAGTTCCGACTTCATGGGCAGTAGAAGACGGTTCATTCTTGCGTTTGCAGAACTTGACGGTAGGAGCTACGCTTCCGAAAGATTGGACGAAGAAATTCGGATGCAGCCAGTTGCGTCTGTATTGTACATTGACTAATGTATTTTGTCTGACCGGTTATGACGGTTACGACCCAGAAGTAAACTCTGCAATCCGTGGAAGCGGTACCAGCGGTTTGACTCCAGGGGCTGATTTCTCGGCTTATCCGAAGTCTTTCTCATGGACAGCTGGTGTCAATATAACCTTTTAA